In a genomic window of Coprococcus eutactus:
- a CDS encoding MBOAT family O-acyltransferase, whose product MVFSSLIFLFVFLTANLIVYFAVPKEKRNKVLLIFSLVFYAWGGPRYLLLLAGETLVSWIFALKIDEARTGYTKRSEKFYLVCDIVVMLGCLAIFKYLGFFFGNFKMIFGVPKVVPELVLPIGISFYTFQLISYVVDVYRNQVRPQREFWKLLLYSSLFHQCIAGPIVRYETIADEIDNRKITENDIYMGVRRFTVGLAKKAILANSCASIADTLLPAGVESLKAQTTLGMWIGMIAYMMQIYLDFSAYSDMAIGMGRMVGFHYDENFNYPYMANSVNNFWRRWHISLSSFFRDYVYIPLGGNRCSTAKYIRNMAIVWFLTGMWHGASWNYIFWGLYYLAFLLLEKFFLGGRFGPVASHIYTLLVILFGWTIFRFENLSELGTVLAGMFGVGTSGFANMALGTVFLKNIFFLIFAGVACTNLGKRFRKTMIEMGKENALVFNVHNVLEMITPAILLIVSVLALVGASYNPFLYFQF is encoded by the coding sequence ATGGTTTTTTCAAGTTTGATATTTTTATTTGTATTTTTGACTGCCAATCTCATAGTATATTTTGCAGTCCCAAAGGAGAAACGCAATAAGGTGCTTCTCATATTTTCATTAGTGTTCTACGCATGGGGTGGTCCGAGATATCTGCTGCTGCTGGCCGGCGAAACTCTGGTGAGCTGGATATTTGCGCTTAAGATCGACGAGGCGAGAACTGGATATACAAAGAGATCTGAGAAGTTCTATTTGGTTTGTGATATTGTGGTGATGCTTGGCTGCCTGGCTATATTTAAGTATCTCGGTTTCTTTTTCGGCAATTTTAAAATGATATTTGGCGTTCCAAAGGTGGTGCCGGAGCTGGTGCTTCCTATAGGAATATCATTCTACACATTCCAGCTCATATCATATGTGGTGGATGTGTATAGAAACCAGGTGAGACCGCAGAGAGAGTTCTGGAAGCTTCTTCTGTACTCAAGCCTTTTTCACCAGTGCATAGCGGGACCTATCGTTAGATACGAGACAATAGCTGATGAGATAGACAATAGAAAGATAACAGAAAATGACATATATATGGGTGTCAGACGATTTACGGTGGGACTTGCCAAGAAAGCAATACTTGCCAATTCCTGTGCAAGCATCGCCGATACACTTCTCCCAGCCGGTGTTGAAAGCCTCAAGGCACAGACGACACTTGGAATGTGGATAGGAATGATCGCGTATATGATGCAGATATATTTGGATTTTTCGGCATATTCAGATATGGCTATAGGAATGGGCAGAATGGTTGGTTTTCATTATGATGAGAATTTCAACTATCCATACATGGCAAACTCAGTAAATAATTTCTGGAGAAGATGGCATATATCACTTAGCTCATTTTTCAGGGATTATGTGTACATACCGCTCGGCGGCAACAGGTGCAGCACTGCCAAATACATAAGAAACATGGCGATAGTGTGGTTCCTTACCGGAATGTGGCACGGCGCGAGTTGGAACTATATATTTTGGGGGCTTTACTATCTAGCGTTCCTGCTCCTTGAGAAGTTCTTCCTCGGCGGAAGATTTGGACCTGTGGCATCACACATATATACATTGCTTGTCATCCTGTTTGGCTGGACGATATTTAGGTTTGAGAATCTTTCTGAGCTTGGTACTGTGCTTGCAGGAATGTTCGGAGTTGGCACTTCAGGATTTGCAAATATGGCGCTTGGAACCGTGTTCCTCAAGAACATTTTCTTCCTTATATTTGCAGGAGTGGCATGTACCAATCTGGGCAAGAGATTCAGAAAGACAATGATAGAGATGGGCAAGGAGAATGCGCTGGTGTTTAACGTGCATAATGTGCTGGAGATGATAACACCTGCCATACTTCTGATAGTGTCAGTGTTGGCGTTGGTTGGCGCGAGCTACAATCCGTTCCTGTACTTCCAGTTCTAG
- a CDS encoding DHHW family protein, translating into MNRRNSGNSSRQNINRSRRRYVRRYSRSQKMKIRKFRAIGVLAFAAIMAVGAFIGLLFFVRPKKSMTEKRELAKFPSFTITSFLDGSYFEGVSLWYSDTYPMRDKLVAADQGLKSLYGIETGTQMVGGNTKGDDIPETDENEKKQNSQTTATTTEVTTEDPEIGLPASKTGSKVNKDASTEDGTVQTVDPPDSKAMDAAFQKQLQDNLYVKDGAAYSLYYFVQDSATEYINAMNNAASKLSGVADVYDILVPNNSGVLLPDDDLAKLGGSDQKQAIEYYYSMMQGVKTVDIFDTLKEHNDEYIYFRSDHHWTADGAFYAYEEFCKTKGITEIPLDKRKKDIFKGFLGSFYNTLQNSDMKKNPDTIYAYEPIGTNDMTYWNDDGSEQKWNVIMDVNGWDKGTLYSTFVGGDTPMAVIENPKVTDGSTCVVMKESYGNAFIPFLVDHYSTIYILDYRYSNVNVIDFVKEKQADDLICINNISLIGDEDVAATISGVLQ; encoded by the coding sequence ATGAATAGAAGAAATTCAGGAAATAGTTCAAGACAAAATATCAACCGTAGCAGAAGACGGTATGTGAGAAGATATTCCAGAAGCCAGAAAATGAAGATCAGGAAGTTCAGGGCGATCGGGGTTCTGGCATTTGCGGCGATAATGGCGGTCGGAGCGTTTATCGGTCTGCTGTTCTTCGTAAGACCAAAAAAGTCTATGACAGAAAAAAGGGAATTGGCTAAATTCCCATCGTTTACGATAACATCATTTCTTGACGGTTCGTATTTTGAAGGTGTGTCATTGTGGTACTCAGACACATATCCGATGAGAGATAAACTTGTGGCGGCGGATCAGGGACTCAAGTCACTTTATGGCATAGAGACTGGAACCCAGATGGTTGGCGGAAACACTAAGGGCGATGATATCCCAGAGACTGATGAGAATGAAAAGAAGCAGAACTCCCAGACAACGGCGACAACTACCGAGGTGACAACCGAGGATCCAGAGATCGGACTTCCTGCAAGCAAGACAGGTTCCAAGGTGAATAAGGATGCCTCTACGGAAGACGGAACAGTGCAGACCGTTGATCCACCTGATTCGAAGGCCATGGATGCTGCGTTCCAGAAGCAGCTCCAGGATAACCTCTATGTGAAAGATGGCGCGGCGTACAGCCTGTATTACTTTGTACAGGATTCTGCCACTGAGTATATAAATGCGATGAACAATGCGGCATCAAAGCTTTCTGGTGTGGCAGATGTATACGACATACTTGTGCCAAACAATTCAGGAGTGCTCCTTCCAGATGACGATCTTGCAAAACTTGGGGGCTCTGACCAGAAGCAGGCGATAGAATATTACTATAGTATGATGCAGGGCGTAAAAACTGTGGATATATTCGATACACTCAAAGAGCACAATGATGAATATATCTACTTCAGGAGTGACCATCACTGGACGGCGGACGGAGCTTTCTACGCATATGAGGAGTTTTGCAAGACCAAGGGCATAACAGAGATACCGCTTGATAAGAGAAAAAAAGATATATTTAAGGGGTTCCTTGGCAGCTTCTACAATACCCTCCAGAATTCAGATATGAAGAAGAACCCTGATACCATATATGCTTATGAACCTATAGGAACAAATGATATGACTTACTGGAATGATGATGGTTCAGAGCAGAAGTGGAACGTTATAATGGATGTCAATGGTTGGGATAAGGGTACCCTGTACTCGACATTTGTCGGCGGAGATACACCGATGGCAGTGATAGAGAATCCAAAAGTCACTGATGGATCGACGTGCGTGGTGATGAAAGAATCATATGGAAATGCGTTCATACCGTTCCTAGTGGATCATTATTCCACTATATATATATTGGACTACAGATATTCAAATGTTAATGTAATAGACTTTGTTAAGGAAAAGCAGGCAGATGATCTTATCTGTATCAACAACATATCACTCATAGGTGATGAAGATGTAGCAGCCACGATAAGCGGCGTGCTGCAGTAG
- the proC gene encoding pyrroline-5-carboxylate reductase — translation MDKLGFIGMGNMAQALCAGFVNSGKVAAGDVYAYAPHYDKLLGNAEKYGFTPCRSLSELVDAVDTVIMACKPYQINDVLVEIGEKLHGKALVSVAAGWDFKKYSEYFDSSVRVQFVMPNTPAMVYEGVMLFEAQNSLEEEERAQIKDLFAAVGIVEELPSNLMGIGGAVTGCGPAFVDLFIEGYADAAVKYGVPRQTAYRLISQMILGSAKLQLETGEHPGVLKDNVCSPSGTTICGVASLEESGIRSACIKSIDAIMNKK, via the coding sequence ATGGACAAATTAGGGTTTATAGGTATGGGAAATATGGCACAGGCACTCTGTGCAGGATTTGTTAATTCTGGCAAGGTAGCGGCGGGAGATGTGTATGCATATGCACCGCACTATGACAAATTGCTCGGCAATGCGGAGAAATATGGATTTACTCCGTGCAGATCACTTTCGGAGCTGGTGGATGCTGTGGACACTGTCATCATGGCATGTAAGCCCTACCAGATAAATGATGTCCTGGTGGAGATCGGAGAGAAACTTCACGGAAAGGCTCTGGTGTCTGTGGCTGCAGGATGGGATTTTAAGAAGTACAGCGAGTATTTTGACAGTTCAGTGAGGGTTCAGTTTGTGATGCCGAATACACCAGCCATGGTGTATGAGGGTGTCATGCTCTTTGAGGCGCAGAACTCACTTGAGGAGGAAGAACGTGCACAGATAAAGGATCTGTTTGCAGCCGTTGGAATAGTTGAGGAGCTTCCTTCAAATCTCATGGGAATAGGCGGTGCTGTTACTGGATGCGGACCTGCATTTGTGGATTTATTTATAGAGGGATACGCCGATGCGGCTGTAAAGTACGGAGTTCCAAGACAGACGGCGTACAGACTGATATCACAGATGATCCTTGGATCAGCAAAACTACAGCTGGAGACCGGGGAACATCCGGGAGTGTTAAAGGATAATGTGTGCTCACCTTCAGGTACGACCATTTGCGGTGTGGCATCCCTTGAAGAGTCAGGGATAAGGAGCGCGTGCATAAAGTCTATAGACGCTATCATGAACAAGAAATAA
- a CDS encoding hybrid sensor histidine kinase/response regulator, translating into MDNFVILQQMFAIDRAQNRAELRSSIQTLLRIIGSYTKSERVYIFDKDESTGDFCNSYEWCAENVKPFIEDLQSVHPNDMPYWLNAFERGDSVIIDDVNDVKDIMPSEYRLLTLQNIHSEISFPIFYKNELRGFIGVDNPHINESESFLTLLGVVGGHLGNVRESLRMTELLEQRNRSLEKSLMDIERDQKFLSILSTDYISVYCVDLNLDTIEPLKLDSTANAAKISDLKAGNAKCYSALIKSYYDNYVIKSASPNFLEQLGIEHLKSHISINGRLSFRYQVTPNSVGQEYFEAEVFPFDFGSDSKVLIGFKNIDDLISYEQNSRRQLQEALDEATLNNEIISAISKIYFSIYRIDLALDMYEEVSSDNEVHRLTGRMGRASAKMKELCHRFVVPEYQDKILQFFDLSTIPERLHTEETIAMDYLSNDGNWHSARFIVQKRDSSGNVTSILYATRLISEQKRREQSWMLLAEEANRANEAKSEFLSKIAHDIRTPMNAVMGFADIAKNCPDNSPKVCDALKKLTTSGKYIEQLVSNILNITSLEDGRQKLNPVETSVSGISSTLSHIFAQELMNDELNITFSCHDILYEYVMADGLKLKQIYSNLLSNSIKFTPAGGDITFDLYEERIDNSNNIRLVARISDTGIGIKPEFQADMFSKFTRETDTRINNVRGSGLGLAIVKELVDLMKGDIEVNSSVGKGTSITITVEVPFIIKDDLWTGDRDYATDITSVCSGMHLLVAEDNELNYEVISELLGMNGISCERAEDGAICVDKFKAAAPGTYNGILMDLQMPVMDGIAASCAIRELDHPDAKQIPIIAITANAFAKDIERCRLAGMNEHLSKPLNIRRLISILSKFK; encoded by the coding sequence ATGGATAATTTTGTAATTCTGCAACAGATGTTCGCCATAGACAGAGCTCAGAACCGGGCCGAACTCAGGTCATCCATACAGACTCTGCTCAGGATAATCGGCAGCTACACAAAATCTGAGCGAGTTTATATATTTGACAAGGACGAATCCACCGGTGACTTCTGCAACTCCTACGAATGGTGTGCTGAGAATGTGAAACCATTTATAGAGGATCTTCAGTCAGTACATCCAAACGACATGCCATATTGGCTGAATGCCTTTGAACGGGGCGACAGTGTCATAATCGATGATGTCAATGACGTAAAGGATATCATGCCATCTGAATATAGATTATTAACTCTCCAGAATATACACTCAGAGATTTCATTTCCTATATTCTACAAGAATGAGCTCCGGGGCTTTATAGGCGTTGACAATCCGCACATCAATGAATCTGAATCATTCCTCACCCTCCTTGGAGTTGTGGGCGGTCACCTTGGAAATGTCCGGGAATCACTCAGGATGACAGAGCTGCTTGAACAGCGCAACCGCTCTTTGGAGAAAAGCCTTATGGATATCGAACGCGACCAGAAGTTTCTGTCCATACTCAGCACAGATTACATATCCGTCTACTGCGTGGACTTAAATCTTGACACCATTGAACCACTGAAACTTGACTCCACGGCAAATGCGGCAAAGATAAGTGATCTGAAGGCCGGCAATGCAAAGTGCTATTCCGCCCTCATAAAATCATATTACGACAATTATGTCATAAAGTCTGCATCGCCAAATTTCCTTGAGCAGCTCGGCATCGAACACCTGAAAAGCCATATATCGATAAATGGCAGACTGTCATTCAGATATCAGGTCACACCGAACTCCGTGGGGCAGGAGTACTTTGAGGCAGAGGTCTTCCCGTTTGACTTTGGATCCGACTCAAAAGTCTTGATCGGTTTCAAGAACATAGATGACCTTATCTCCTATGAACAGAACTCCAGAAGACAGCTGCAGGAGGCTCTCGATGAGGCAACACTCAACAATGAGATCATATCTGCCATAAGTAAGATTTACTTTTCCATATACCGGATCGACCTCGCACTGGATATGTACGAAGAAGTCTCAAGCGACAATGAGGTTCACAGACTTACAGGACGCATGGGCAGGGCATCAGCCAAGATGAAGGAACTGTGCCACCGCTTTGTAGTACCAGAATATCAGGACAAAATACTTCAGTTCTTTGATCTCTCAACTATACCGGAGAGACTGCACACCGAGGAGACCATAGCTATGGATTACCTCTCCAACGACGGTAACTGGCATTCTGCCCGTTTTATAGTACAGAAGAGAGATTCTTCAGGCAACGTGACCAGCATACTTTATGCCACCCGTCTTATCAGTGAGCAAAAGCGCCGTGAGCAGAGCTGGATGCTGCTCGCAGAGGAAGCCAACAGGGCAAATGAAGCAAAATCAGAATTTCTGTCAAAGATCGCACACGACATAAGAACACCTATGAACGCAGTGATGGGATTTGCGGATATAGCAAAAAATTGCCCAGACAACTCACCAAAGGTATGTGATGCACTAAAAAAGCTTACCACATCCGGAAAATATATCGAACAGCTTGTGAGCAATATACTGAATATTACCAGTCTTGAGGACGGCAGACAGAAACTCAACCCCGTCGAGACGTCCGTATCAGGGATCAGCAGCACCCTGAGTCATATATTTGCCCAGGAGCTTATGAACGACGAACTGAACATAACCTTCAGCTGCCACGATATACTCTATGAATACGTGATGGCAGACGGCTTGAAACTTAAACAGATATATTCCAACCTGCTGTCTAACTCCATAAAATTCACACCAGCAGGAGGTGACATAACTTTTGATCTCTACGAGGAGCGCATTGACAACTCAAACAATATACGCCTTGTTGCACGAATAAGTGACACGGGAATTGGAATAAAGCCGGAATTTCAGGCTGATATGTTCAGCAAGTTTACCCGCGAGACAGACACCCGAATAAACAATGTGAGGGGAAGCGGACTTGGACTTGCCATAGTAAAAGAGCTTGTAGATCTGATGAAGGGAGATATAGAAGTTAACAGTTCTGTGGGAAAGGGAACGTCTATCACTATCACTGTGGAAGTTCCTTTCATCATCAAAGATGATCTCTGGACCGGCGACCGCGATTATGCCACGGATATAACATCCGTATGTTCCGGCATGCATCTTCTGGTAGCAGAAGACAACGAACTTAACTACGAGGTGATATCTGAGCTTCTAGGCATGAATGGAATTTCCTGCGAGCGGGCAGAAGACGGTGCAATATGTGTGGACAAATTCAAAGCCGCAGCCCCTGGCACTTACAACGGAATCCTTATGGATCTTCAGATGCCTGTTATGGACGGCATCGCGGCATCCTGTGCCATAAGGGAACTTGACCACCCTGATGCCAAGCAGATCCCTATAATCGCGATCACGGCAAATGCTTTCGCAAAGGACATTGAGAGATGCCGCCTGGCGGGTATGAATGAACACTTATCCAAGCCACTGAACATAAGAAGACTTATAAGTATCCTTTCAAAGTTCAAATAA
- a CDS encoding HD domain-containing phosphohydrolase has protein sequence MREKVLIVDDIELNREILAVALGDQYDIVQAADGERTIEILKNDNGDISAMLLDLIMPNVDGYAVLDYMKNTGLIDRIPVIVISAESTRDVEVKCLDMGVSDFVRKPFDSVTVRRRVKNAADLFMYKNHLEDKVKLQTRDLREKNKLLQAQAEKIRETNEKIVDVLGTVVEYRNLESGEHIKRVKGFTRILAEKAAEKYPEYGLTQDKIEVIVSASALHDVGKISIKDSVLLKPGKLTTDEFEYMKTHTTKGCEILTQIAGTWSEDYEKVSYEICRHHHERYDGKGYPDRLVGEEIPISAQLVSIADVYDALVSERVYKKAIAKDKAFQMILDGECGTFSPRLIECFKESRQDFEELACRHDMKKADA, from the coding sequence ATGAGAGAAAAAGTTTTGATAGTTGATGACATCGAACTGAACAGAGAGATCTTAGCTGTGGCACTTGGCGATCAATATGACATCGTGCAGGCAGCGGATGGAGAGAGGACAATCGAGATTCTGAAGAATGACAATGGGGATATATCAGCAATGCTTCTGGATCTCATCATGCCGAATGTAGATGGGTATGCGGTTCTTGATTATATGAAGAACACAGGACTTATAGACAGGATACCGGTCATAGTAATAAGTGCAGAATCAACAAGGGACGTTGAGGTTAAATGTCTTGACATGGGAGTTTCGGACTTCGTCAGAAAACCTTTTGACAGCGTGACAGTCAGGAGACGAGTTAAGAACGCGGCTGATCTATTCATGTACAAAAACCATCTTGAGGACAAGGTTAAGCTTCAGACAAGAGATCTTAGAGAGAAGAATAAACTGCTTCAGGCTCAGGCAGAAAAGATACGAGAGACAAATGAGAAGATAGTGGATGTGTTAGGTACAGTGGTTGAGTACAGAAATTTAGAGAGTGGGGAGCATATCAAGAGAGTCAAAGGATTTACAAGGATACTTGCTGAGAAAGCTGCGGAGAAGTATCCTGAGTATGGATTGACGCAGGATAAGATAGAGGTGATAGTTTCAGCCAGTGCCCTTCATGACGTGGGCAAGATTTCCATCAAGGACAGCGTGCTGTTAAAACCAGGCAAGCTTACCACCGATGAGTTTGAGTATATGAAGACTCACACCACAAAGGGCTGTGAGATATTGACTCAGATTGCTGGAACGTGGAGTGAGGATTATGAGAAGGTGAGTTACGAGATATGTCGTCATCACCATGAAAGATATGACGGCAAGGGTTATCCTGATAGACTTGTGGGCGAGGAGATACCGATATCTGCCCAGCTTGTGTCTATAGCGGATGTGTATGATGCTCTGGTAAGTGAACGGGTATACAAGAAAGCAATAGCCAAGGATAAAGCATTTCAGATGATACTTGACGGAGAGTGTGGAACATTTTCACCGAGGCTGATAGAGTGTTTCAAGGAGTCCAGACAGGATTTTGAGGAGCTTGCGTGCAGACATGATATGAAGAAGGCAGATGCATAG
- a CDS encoding Hpt domain-containing protein, protein MNIKECYDSIGADFEDVLGRLGSEKLIERFALKFLEDDSYSNLKGALAEKNAENAFRAAHTLKGVCLNLGLKNLYTVSSDLTEKLRGRSLDGADELFEKVREQYDITVNALKNVG, encoded by the coding sequence ATGAATATAAAGGAGTGTTACGATTCAATAGGAGCAGATTTTGAGGATGTGCTTGGCAGACTTGGAAGTGAAAAGCTTATAGAGAGATTTGCGCTTAAGTTTTTGGAAGACGATAGCTATAGTAACCTGAAGGGGGCGCTTGCAGAGAAGAATGCAGAGAATGCATTCCGTGCAGCGCATACACTTAAGGGTGTGTGCCTGAACCTTGGACTAAAGAATCTTTATACAGTGAGCTCAGATCTTACGGAAAAGCTCAGGGGAAGGTCGCTTGATGGGGCTGACGAACTATTCGAGAAAGTAAGAGAACAGTATGATATAACGGTGAACGCACTTAAAAATGTGGGCTGA
- a CDS encoding type 2 periplasmic-binding domain-containing protein: MKKRVIARIMAAVMSIAMLSGCGSSGKDGTQKARLDPEHPVSIKVWHYYNGTQQATFDSLVDTFNATKGKDEGIYVESYSYGSVSDLEQAVSESLSGTVGAEDLPDIFSSYADTAYAVQREDKLTDLFLMRSSQNMWIHIFRKVTLPRTTHYIFFRLQSPQR, translated from the coding sequence ATGAAGAAGAGAGTGATCGCCAGGATCATGGCAGCGGTCATGTCAATTGCAATGCTTTCAGGCTGCGGCAGCAGTGGAAAAGATGGAACCCAGAAGGCCCGGCTGGATCCGGAGCATCCGGTATCCATAAAAGTCTGGCACTATTACAACGGTACGCAGCAGGCCACATTTGACTCTTTGGTAGATACATTTAATGCCACAAAGGGTAAGGATGAGGGAATCTATGTGGAGAGTTATAGTTATGGATCTGTGTCAGATCTTGAACAGGCTGTCAGTGAATCACTGTCGGGAACTGTTGGCGCTGAGGATCTTCCGGATATATTCTCATCATATGCGGATACAGCATATGCAGTTCAGAGGGAAGACAAGCTCACTGATCTTTTTCTGATGAGGAGCTCTCAAAATATGTGGATTCATATATTCAGGAAGGTTACTTTACCCAGGACGACTCACTATATCTTCTTCCGGTTGCAAAGTCCACAGAGATAA
- a CDS encoding extracellular solute-binding protein, which translates to MDSYIQEGYFTQDDSLYLLPVAKSTEIMMINKTDWDKFASATGSSLDELATIEGVVSVAEKYYNWTDAQTPDVTNDGKAFYGRDAMANYFVIGMKQMGREIFEVKDSKVTFNIDKDLIKRLWDNYYVPYVKGYFAAYGKFRSDDVKTGDIIAYTGSTSSTFYFPDKVETDDMSYPIGYVVLDAPVMAGGEDYKVQQGAGMAVTKSDKEHEYASCEFLKWFTEKENNLKFICDSGYLPVLKEANSIDELDKIIEEDSIEVNDKAYECIKKVMNEFDSTMFYTTKNFDNGYDARNVLNYNMSDAADAARKEVAAASDDESRKAVIEKCTSDEAFDEWYDGFSSALQEAVGEQ; encoded by the coding sequence GTGGATTCATATATTCAGGAAGGTTACTTTACCCAGGACGACTCACTATATCTTCTTCCGGTTGCAAAGTCCACAGAGATAATGATGATCAACAAGACAGATTGGGATAAATTTGCCTCAGCAACTGGCAGCAGTCTCGATGAACTGGCTACCATAGAGGGTGTGGTATCCGTTGCAGAGAAGTATTATAACTGGACAGATGCTCAGACTCCGGATGTTACAAACGATGGAAAGGCATTCTACGGCAGAGATGCCATGGCAAATTATTTTGTAATAGGCATGAAACAGATGGGCAGAGAGATATTTGAGGTTAAAGACAGCAAGGTAACATTCAACATAGATAAAGACCTTATAAAGAGATTATGGGATAATTATTACGTGCCATATGTAAAGGGGTACTTTGCAGCGTATGGCAAATTCCGTTCTGATGATGTGAAGACCGGCGATATCATCGCATATACAGGGTCAACATCTTCTACATTCTATTTCCCGGATAAGGTGGAGACAGATGATATGTCATACCCTATAGGATATGTAGTTCTGGATGCTCCCGTCATGGCTGGAGGAGAGGACTACAAGGTTCAGCAGGGTGCCGGAATGGCGGTGACCAAATCTGACAAGGAGCATGAGTACGCATCATGTGAGTTTCTCAAATGGTTCACAGAGAAGGAGAATAACCTTAAGTTTATATGCGATTCAGGCTATTTGCCTGTTTTGAAAGAGGCAAATAGCATAGATGAACTTGACAAGATTATAGAAGAGGACAGTATAGAGGTCAATGACAAGGCATATGAGTGCATAAAGAAGGTAATGAATGAGTTTGACAGTACCATGTTTTATACCACAAAGAACTTTGACAATGGATATGATGCCAGAAATGTTCTAAACTATAATATGTCAGATGCGGCAGATGCGGCAAGAAAAGAGGTTGCAGCGGCATCAGATGATGAGTCGAGAAAGGCTGTGATCGAGAAATGCACATCTGACGAGGCATTTGACGAGTGGTACGATGGATTTAGCAGCGCACTCCAAGAGGCTGTCGGAGAGCAGTAG